In the Primulina tabacum isolate GXHZ01 chromosome 15, ASM2559414v2, whole genome shotgun sequence genome, ATTGGAGAAAATTAGATCTCACAACCGAACACGTGAATATCAAATCTTTATGAAAGATACTACTGCAATGACACAAGAGCAACTTCGTATTCACGTTCATATGTGTGACGAAATTAAAAAGAAATGGGGCATTTAGTAGTTGTTTAATTTTTCTTACCTTGTTTTTTACTTCTTATCTTCttgtatttgtttttttatgtgGTTGTATCTTGTTGTTGTCTGTGCTTTTTATTTGTTGTTTGTGCTTTAAATTTGCTCGTGCCTTCTTGTTGTTtgtactttttatttttaaataatgcaATGTTATGTTCTAAATTATTGTCTGTGCTTTTTATTTGTTGTTTGTGCTTTTATCGGATTACAATCTCCTAGTTGGTTATAGCTGTTGTTTGTTCAGAGAAAGCAATTCGAATCTGACATTGATTTGCCACACAATACTTTACTTTGGCATGAAAAAAAGCATCTGATGctgaaattaatataatataataattaatgttattaataattaaaatctcATAGCTTTTTTTATCGGATTACAATCTCTTAGTTGGTTACAGCTGTTGTTTGTTCAGAGAAATCAATCCGAATCTGACATTGATTTGCCACACAATACtttactttttcataaaaaaGGCATCTGATgctgaaaatataatatttattgataTTGAGGACAACAATAGGTAGATATTAAAGAATAGGCTTTATACTTTACTTTATCATAAAAAAAGCATCCGATGctgaaatatattatttattgatGTTGAGGACAACAATATATAGACATTAAAGAATAGTCTATATAATCAAGGGCAGACTTCACATCGTTATACTACAAAACATTGATACACTCGTATATGAAAAATATGTCCACAGATCACAACTCATTCTCTACCACCGATAGTGATGATGACTTTTTTGAAGTGGCGATGAATGATGACACAGATGAACAAATGATGAAAATGATACTCCAGCAACAGCATATGCTTCTCGGGGCAGCACAAAGCTCTTTTGGTGGATCAAAGAGGAGAAAATATGTGGAACGGGACCGCGCAGCTGCACACGCTCGTCTTGTGAATGATTACTTCACAGAACAACCGGTATGGAGCAACGAAGTATTTCATCGACGTTTTCGGATGCAAAGAGAGTTATTCTTGTGCATAGTCAATGCATTGGAAAGTCATGATGAATACTTTCACTGGAGAGTCGATGCAACGTCAAAAAAAGGCTTTTCACCACTTCAAAAATGCAAAGTTGCTATCCGTCAACTGGCATACGGAGGCCCTGCAGATCATTATGATGAGTACTTACGGGTTGCTGAAACAACGGTCATCGATTGCTTGTTCAACTTTTGTCGATGTGTGATTGAAATATTTGGTAAGCGATACCTTCGAAGGCCCAGTGCTGATGATAAAAAACATTTGGTTGAAATGCACCTGCAGAGACACGGATTCCCCGGCATGTTGGGTAGCCTTGATTGCATGCATTGGGAATGGAAAAACTGGCCAGGTCGCTTGGAAAGGTCAGTTTACACGAGGTGACCATGGAGTCCCTACAATCATGCTTGAGGCGGTCGCATCTGCAGAATTGTGGATTTGGCATGCTTTTTTTGGTGTTGCAGGATTAAATAATGATATCAACGTGCTTAACCAATCACCTTTGTTCAATGATGTGCTGCAAGGAAATGCACCCGAGATAAATTTCATGGTAAATGGCACACAATATACACAAGGATACTACTTAACAGATGGAATCTATCCGGAGTGGGCAGCTTTTGTCAAGAGCTTCCCGTGCCCTCAGGACCCTAAAagaaagaagtttaaagaaatGCAGGAGGCTACACGAAAGGATGTCGAGCGGGCATTCGGGGTTCTACAATCTCGTTGGGCAATAATCAGAGGTCCAGGGAGATTTTGGTACAAGAATAACTTGAAAGATATCATGTATACATGTATTATTTTGCATAACATGATAGTTGAGGATGAGGGAGATACATCACCCAATTGGTCGGATGAGCACGTCGATGATACGTCTCCAGATATAATCCACGGTGCAATTGGAGAATTTAATGAATACATCAAGAGAAATTGCAATCTACGTGATAGGGAAATACATCATCAACTTCGAGCTGACTTGGTTGAACACATATAGGCAAGTTACATCAACAATTAATTgtcttttatattttattttgtgaattGTTTGTACTGATTTTTATTGAAGTTCTCAATAAAATTTCGatgatgtttttattttattatttttttataaatttttcaaatttgctaaattataaaaaaaatatatgattaattaaataattttgaaaattaaattgattagtataaatatatatttagtcAAATATATAAGTGAAAGTAAAAAATAAAGGTAGTAAATTAAAATGAGTAGATGAATGTGTGATTTGATAGTTGGGTCTACAAAAATTGTGTTTTTGGGTTTATGATTGTgctgaaaaattttaaaaataatgaggTTTTTAACTTTTGATATGGCAGTGATGTGACACAGAATAAATCTGATGATGAGGTTTATGACCGGAGATGCTCTTAGATAATATTTGTGCATGATGTAAGAATTATTTAGgctttattttaatttgaatatatatatatatctatttgAATtcgattatttcaaatttaagaataagaaacaaaatttttaagatgtttttcatttgattagtattattttttagggatatttagaaaaataaaattggtcaattatttttttaaaaaaataatctgcttaaatgtatttgaaatattcaagtcattttaaaaaataattgttggctaaattaaataataaaatatttcattattttcTATACATGGCGATTATTCTTCACGCTCCTCTGAGACGCGTGACACCTGAGTAGACGTGCACCATGGAATTCAACGCCACACGTTCAAGTTGAGGGAAGGATTGTGAGATAACACTGACGCATCAATAGACTACGCTGACTTAATTACTGAACCTGTGAAATCCACTAATGGCGGTTGTCTCCACGTCACTCGGCGCCGCCGCCGCGGCACAGCTTCCCACTCACTTCTCCGGCCTCAGGAAATCCGTTCTGAAGCTCGACTACTCTAACTCCACCTCTAGCGACTCGTTGTTACAAAACGTCGATTCTCATCTCCGCATCGCCTCCTCCGTTAAAGCTTGCAGTGGCGTTGTTATGATGGCTGGTTCCGGCAAGGTCAATTATATCTCTGGCTTTTTTACCTTCTTCTATTATGTAGATGATGTATTATGTACATTGCAGATCTGAAATACAGGTAATCGTTGTTCTGAAATTAGTGAAAATTCAATGGATAGAACTTTTGCTTTGATAAGCCGTTCGTGTTCTGCTCTTTCTATCTTCCATCCCTGATCTTGATGTTTATTTTTTCACTTGCAGTTCTTTGTTGGTGGAAATTGGAAATGTGTAAGTATCATTTTGTCATCGGAATGCTTCTTAGTTTTGTTACTTAGCCTGATTTTCTGGCAACAACTAGTCCGAGTCTTGTGATTTATGGAGAGATTGATTCACATTACGAATTCTAAGTTATGATTGGACCATTGGATCTATGCATTATTGCTCCTCTAACTTTGAAGTGTACAAATTAAACGTTTATGAAGCTATCAAAAACTTAACTTGAAAAGTCTAAATTTCCAAAGACTTGATACAAATATCTACAGCTTTAGATGTTGTGTGAGTGATGTCATGTACCATGTAATTACGTTGTCTTATCATAAAATGTTCTAGATTCTCCTCTACTTTCAAGAACAATGTTACGTATTGACATTGCTTGAATTATCAATGCACAAGACTTCTTTTCATTGCAGATTTTTCTTTAAGGTTACTCGGAGATATATTCCTTTTTGTTCttcataaaatttattatagtAACGCGATGAGGAATTTCTTTTGCAGATGACAAGAattgattttttatataattttttgctTTGGATGCTTCATATTTTCATAGATTTTAATCAATCAATGGTGATATCATAGATTTCATCTGTAATATGTTTCTCCTATCTTCCTTGGAGTATTCACAGTCATATAGTGTGAGGTCTGATGAATCAtttgtgttttattttcaggCCTTCCCTTTTTTCTCAGCTAATTTACTTGTTTCTTGAAACTTTACTTTAGAATGGGACAAAAGAGTCTATAAGCAAGCTGGTTTCTGATATAAACAATGCAACATTGGAGTCTGATGTTGGTGAGTTCTCCTTTTTAATATCTCATATCATGTCTTAGAGACAAACTCATAGGGTTTTATGTTTTCTTTAGTTTTTCCAATAATACTCGAACTTGAGATTCACCATTTCACGGGACAGTCATCTGAAAAGTGAACTTGTTTCTCAAATTTTTAGCTATGTTTGATTGCAGTGTAGTTGCCTTCTGATTTGCAAACAAGATAACTTAGTTCTCTCTCTTTTCCGTACCTATTCCCTTAGCTTATTGCATATAATATTTTACCCATTGTTTAATGTAAGTCATGGTTTAAGATTAATCTGCTATTCTGATATGGACTGCAACTATATAAACCGAGAAGAATTCCAATcccttataaaaattttggaggTAGTTGTGATTTTATCTGAACATTCTCCCCTTTGTTGATGGGGAAGCAGCATGAAATACTTAATGTAATGAACTGAACATGTCGTTTTTTGCATATTCTGCTCATTTTATACATAGAGAGATAAAGAGAGGTGAATGTTGGTAGGCCATCCATTTGAGCTCATGGATGTGTTATCATTATGACATTTAGAATATAGAACACTTCGAATTGGGACCTCCAGattgatcttaaattttttgCTTTTCCCTTTTGTAGATGTTGTTGTAGCACCACCATTTGTCTACATTGATCAAGTAAAGAACTCACTATCTGATCGGGTAGAGATAGCTGCTCAGAATTGTTGGACTGGAAAAGGTGGTGCTTTTACGGGAGAGATCAGGTGTGTGCCACAGTTTCTACATGCAATGATCACGCCCGATATTAATTTTCTGTTTTAAGATGCAATAGTGAGCTTGCTTGTGACAgcagcattttccatattttaaTCTGTTTTCGGAAAGACTATGAACTATGATTTCGATGTTTCATGGTGTTTGAATGCTAAAcgttataaatttttttggatGTATGATGTGTAAACATGATTGCGCAGTGCGGAGCAAATAAAGGACCTTGGGTGCCAGTGGGTTGTTCTGGGGCATTCTGAACGGAGACATGTAATTGGAGAAGACAATGAAGTAAGCGAAAATGGAAGATCTTTTGATTTTGTcttattataaaaaatgaaaaaggagtATTTTGCATAAAAATTTACCATTTCCAATTCTGGCTAACTCTATTCAACTTTATAAGGCCTTATTCACCCAAATTCTATACAGTTTATCGGGAAGAAGGCTGCATATGCCTTGAGCCAGAATTTAGGAGTAATAGCATGCATTGGGGAATTGTTGGAAGAAAGGGAAGCAGGAAGAACTTTTGATGTTTGTTACCAGCAGCTGAAGGCTTTTGCCGGCAAGTTTagactctctctctctctctctctctgcgTGTGAAACAAGAATTTCATGACAAAATCATGCCAAAACATATTGTTTAATCTGTTTTCTGTCTTTTGCTTTTATATGCAGATGCTGTTCCAGACTGGGATAAAATTGTGATTGCATATGAGCCTGTATGGGCAATTGGAACTGGCAAAGTGGCTACACCAGATCAGGCACAGGAAGTTCATGTAGCTGTTAGGGATTGGCTCAGTAAGAATGTGTCTGCTGAGGTTGCTTCTAAAACTCGGATTATATATGGAGGTACATTATTTTCAGTTTAAACCTTGAGTTTTTAGAAATTGACCTGCATCTATATTCCCATGAAAAGAAAATTTGTACTTTTCCTACTATTACTCTGATTATTCAGTTCAAACTTCCTATCTGCCATTTGCTTAGAATGCTAGTATAGCACTATAAATATATTGTTTGTATGTTCTGAACATTAATGGGTTTTTTCTCAGGTTCGGTCAATGGAAGCAACTGTGCGGAGCTTGCAAAGCAAGAAGATATTGATGGATTTCTGGTGGGTGGTGCTTCCCTAAAGGTGACACTTCTATGCTTGAAGAAGAACTGATTTTACCTTTGATAATTGACACGCTAACGATGATAATAAAAGTTTGTTGGTGGTGCGATGCACTTCATTCTGTTTTTTACTTCTTGCTTTTTAATCTTTTGATATGTTGATACTCACACTTACACGTGCTGCAGGGTCCTGAGTTTGCCACCATTGTCAATTCCGTTACTTCCAAGAAGGTTATGGCTTGATTGTTTGTTGGACACAAAAGAATAGATCGGAGAATCACTCGTACGAGATGGATAAATGTGTAACATCACAACCTGCCAGTCCCTCATCCGGTATCTACATGACATCCTCTTATAAGTAGCGCCTCATTTTCCTtaaattttgaataacaaaTATGATGGATCGGAATCATAGAGTTCACTGACATTTTTTTCCCTGGAGCGGTTCCGTTATGGATAGTATGTAATATTCATATTAGCTAAGTGCTGTCCTGGTTgatatcataccatgatttgTAATTTGTCTCTTAACTACTCAAACATCCGAAAAATTATCGAGGCtattatactttatttttcatgtggcatgagtcgagtcgagtcgagtcgagcatcttgaatttaacatgcttaaGATCTGTTCAATTATGTAATTAAGATAGGCATCAAGTCTGAACATCTTTAATAGGAGAATCCACACTCAAAGCATATATGCTAAAGCCACCTCTGGAGTAAAAGCATATCTCACCTTTATCCCCCAATATTAAACACTACTCCGCTGCAATAGGAAAATGAACGAAATGGATTGGGTTTATACCAAGAGAAGGGGTCCAGAATGGAAACAAGGCTGGACTGATCAAACCTTAGCTTCCATATCCGCCCCACCGCTGCCACTCGTGGCGGTTTTCTCTATCGTCATATTCTTGTTATCATTGTCTCAATACTCTTCCTACAAAGAGCATGTACAAAACAGTGTAATAAGTTTCAAGTTATTGCTCTTCTTGGTACCTGTGTTCTTGATCTTTTTCGTGCGTTCGAGGCCACTATCGGGTGGGGGATTTGATTTGTCAAAGTTCTCGCAACCTGGACGCCAAGTGAGGCAGGAATTCTCCCGTGGGATGGCCGGATTTCCGTGGGGCATGGCGGTGCTGGTGGCGGTGTTGCTTGTGCTGGTGTCGTACCAATCGAGGTTTCAATCCAAGTGGTTTCCCTTTGGAGGATCCGATTAGTTATTGAAGTACAAATGGTTTGGTTCGAGTCTAAAAAGATAAGTAATCTCGTTTGGTTATGTGCTAAGACATGCTATGTCACTCAAATACATCGTACAATGTCTCAATTCGGGCATCAACTTAGACATATGTAGAAATTATATGTTCACATGAGATGGTAATAAAATgttcaagaaaatgaagagaTTTGTAAATTTCATGTCACCTGATTATGATTCGATTTTTAAAATCCCCTTACCGAAAGATGATCGATGGCCCTTGTGTAGCCACCAATGGTGAATTTACTTCAGGCAGCATAATTATAAATTTGAAATGCATtgtgaaattaaaattaatttctttttctAATATATGGAGCTTGAAAATCATCTTTATCAACATGTTAATCAAAGATGAGTCACGAAAACAAGTAGTCGGTagctttcctttttttttcttttcttttttttttcaacttcATCACGTTATCCCAATAGTGATTCTTTGATTTTGAGTCGATTCATTAATTattacatttaaataattattataatgtcCATGTCGAATAATAAACAAACATAAGAAACCAAAGGAAAAGTGGGAGtctttcacatatttaatttaacAAGTAGAAGGTAACTCGTTTCAAATAAAACTCCTAATATTCGATTTAAAATCGTTTGGAGAAACAACGATGTCTATATTTTTCGAAATAATAAAGTTTTACGATGTACATCTAAATCATTATGTTAGTCCACGTTCAAGATTATAGAGTAAGTAGTCTTTtttgagatggtctcacgaatctttatctgtgagacggtttcattaatctttatttgtgagacggatcaaccctaccgatattcacaataaaaattaatacttttagcataaaaaaataatattttttcatgtatgacccaaataagaaatctaTATCATAAAATACGAATCTATGAGATAGTTATATGAATTTTTGTCGAGATGATACAGTAAGTTCATGGAATTAAATAGTCTTGTATATAATGTTCAATTGATAGCTGCGGCGGACAACATAATTGCGTGTCCTATCCCCGCATAAATTTATTAGACATTATGATGACCAACACTACCATATAAGgactttttaaataaatattataaattaaaaaaaaaatttcaaaaatataacagattttaaaattttaaaagaatatgATAAGGTGAGGTTTGTAACCCCGCTTCATTGAGGAGTCTGGGTCTCAGACCCCGACTGCTAATTGTGTTTTTCGAGGAGTCGGGGTtcctctttttatttttttttccgaCAACTTCTTACAATTGATTagtgttgatttttttttttgtcattttgtATGACAAATGCATCTGATAAAGCCAAATTGAACACCTTGTGATGGTCAAATTGGAACACCCGTGAATCTATACTGAATTCAACTTGCAATATCAGTGATGCTCGAACATGTAATTGCTTGCTTTTATCATTCCTTTCCCTCATGTTCTTCTTCTAAGGTGCATGTaagttttttcttcttttctatctttttttttcttatttcaaTCTATTTTTCCTCTTCAacaccaattttttttattctttactTTGTGTTTATGATGAACTAACAAGaagcttaaattttttttcttttgcaggtataaatttttttgaaaaatcaatAATTTGGAGTTCCTCGTCAACAAAGTaagtgatttttttattaaacaacaattgttaatatttttaattaaatttatcatGACTTTGTTATGTTTAGTGTTATATCATTCATACtttgtaaataatataatttaagatgttaaaattttttaatggtGACAAATATTAATGTTAAAACGGATACGAATGCCTTGAAAAATTATAGTAATCAAAATTTAATTGTTGAATATTAACTAGTTTGGAGAATTAggatattaaatataatttagatACAAtctgataaattttaaaaacttttttTATTCAATTAGTTTTCAGTAGAATGAAAATTTTgagcaaattaaaaataattttgtgatattaattaaattttaagtataaaaatgtttataaatattataaaataaaaatcttgtAGCAAATTTTAACCTACatttgaattataatttaattttttttgtcataTATTTATCAGTATATGAATATTTATCAGTATATGATTTTTCTAACTAAATATCTATTCATTATTATATATCCTTTCtaaacataataaatataaattgtaTAAATAGTCAAAAAGATATTAGTATTTATAACACAAAATTTTTCTAagatcaaataattatttataatcttttttaaaaaaaattctatcaAAATCGATTGAGAGAAATGTTTTATAATTACAAAGCTTTTAATGAtaagtttgaaaaaaataaattgattatACGAAATAAATACTAAtttgatatacatatatacgTGAAAATTTTCTAATAGTAAACTTTtcattaataatattaaaaatattgtttatatatttaaaaaattaaatagtatactcatttttttatatcataaatgatataatttcaaatatttttatgtaaatatatataaaaaaatattatagcatttttctcataacataaatatacTGAACTTtgctaaaataaatttattaatttttgtacacttaaaaaatatattaattgtaaaaatataacaaaataatgttttattagctttttgaacttaaaaaaatattgtaattttaaaaatataattataattttgtattattatttctatttttttgaaggaatattattatttctaattaataataaattattcttGTTATTTTTACAAGATGGGGGCATATATCAAACCGGTCGACCCTAGTGTCTTTCACTTGCAGGAGACTCATATCTCAAGAACAATATCAAGCGATAATATCGATATCATTTTAGAAGTCAGACGATCGGATAACAGAATTTTGAAACTTTATAGTTCTGGCTTAATTCACAATCGTGTTCTGACCCTCTTGAATGAGATGGGGTTATATGGTGTTCTCCGATGTAGCTTTCGACCTATTGACAATCATCTAATTACAGCTTTAGTTGAGAGGTGGAGACGTGAGACTCATACATTCCACCTACGTGTTGGTGAGGCCACCGTCACAATCCAGGATGTTGAAATAATATGGGTTTTGAATATCAAGGGTCAACCTGTAACGGGAACCGACATGAGTCACACGGCTGAAGAATGGCGTCAAAAATGTGTCGAGTTACTAGGTTTTGCACCCACTGCATCTTTAGTGACTGGAGGACGCTTATCGATATCTGTTTTAGACTCACACTGCAGAGAAAATCAGATTGACAACGACAGTTCAGACTTGGAGGTGGTGCAATATACTCGATGTATTGCCCTGATGGTAATTGGAGGATGCATGTTCCCTGATTCTCGTGGTGGTGTTGTGAGTCTTATGTATTTGCAGCTACTTCTTAATATTCCACGGGTGAGTAGGTATAGTTGGGGAAGCGCTGTATTATCCTTCCTGTATCGCGAGTTATGTAAATCATCAATTATAGGGAGGAAAATAATTTGTGGGCCTTTGTTGATCTTACAGGTAGCTTTATTATTTTGTCTATAATAATTTCACAATTTTTGTAAGCCAAAAATAATTTGTAGGCCTTTGTTAATGGTGCTTTCTTTAATGCAggtttgggcatggagcaggaTGACATCCTGCAGCCCCCGATGTAAATGGTTTTTGCCATAGTGTTCCTGCAGCCCCCGATGTAAATGATAACGACTATGATACAATTCTTCCAATTGCTCCTTATGGTGCAAGGTAAATTTTTGCAAATCAATTTAGCATTTGAGttacaaaaatatttgaaattacttttgtttgtt is a window encoding:
- the LOC142525816 gene encoding uncharacterized protein LOC142525816 encodes the protein MNEMDWVYTKRRGPEWKQGWTDQTLASISAPPLPLVAVFSIVIFLLSLSQYSSYKEHVQNSVISFKLLLFLVPVFLIFFVRSRPLSGGGFDLSKFSQPGRQVRQEFSRGMAGFPWGMAVLVAVLLVLVSYQSRFQSKWFPFGGSD
- the LOC142526518 gene encoding triosephosphate isomerase, chloroplastic-like, giving the protein MAVVSTSLGAAAAAQLPTHFSGLRKSVLKLDYSNSTSSDSLLQNVDSHLRIASSVKACSGVVMMAGSGKFFVGGNWKCNGTKESISKLVSDINNATLESDVDVVVAPPFVYIDQVKNSLSDRVEIAAQNCWTGKGGAFTGEISAEQIKDLGCQWVVLGHSERRHVIGEDNEFIGKKAAYALSQNLGVIACIGELLEEREAGRTFDVCYQQLKAFADAVPDWDKIVIAYEPVWAIGTGKVATPDQAQEVHVAVRDWLSKNVSAEVASKTRIIYGGSVNGSNCAELAKQEDIDGFLVGGASLKGPEFATIVNSVTSKKVMA